The DNA window TTCTTAACAGTCCAAGAAGATTCAGTTGCACCTGTCACTGTATCGATCGTCGCGACATCAGCGCCGGCCTTTTTCCAAGATTTCTGCAGTTTTGGAATATATTCTTTAGGGCCAACACCACTAACTTTTTTCATAGATTTTTCATAAGCTGTATCGCTTTTCTTCGATTTACCCTTTTTATTAACGTAATCGTATTTAGTAGAAGCGATTTTACCAGCCTTGACCTTCATGGACATCTTCACGCGGTATCCATGTGCATAACCTGTTTCAACCAACTTATAAGTTCCGTTCTTCAGTTTTTTGCCAGCGGTTTCTTTGGCAGTTTTTGCAGCCCAAGCCATTACAGATGCACTTGGTAAAATTGCCGGTGCAGCAATCGTAAAAGAACTTAAACTCATCAACGCAGCGCTCGTAAGTGCAATGCCCTTTAGCGTCTTACTTACTTTCATAGTCATAAAATCCTTTCCCCCGTAAAATATGATTTCAGCACTTGTGAATCATATTACAAGTATCATTTTACTCCTCTAAGAGGTATTTGCAAGCGTTTTCATTTAGTAAAAAGCAATAAAAAAACTGTTTGATCTTCAGTTGACTTCGAGCGTCAATACTGAAAAAATCAAGCAGCTTTTATTCAGCCGCAAGTGATGCGACCGTTTGGCTAATAAGTTTTGTCGGTAATGGTTGGCTTAGTTCAAAACGCAAGGTTCCTTTACCTTTTATATAAGTTTTTAATCGTTTTTTTAAGGCTGCGTCTTTTGGAACTGGATAAATCGCCAAATGATCCGACCAGACTGAAATAAAAACATGTGGTCGTTTTTTATCATGACGATAACCGATAATGCCGTAACTGAAAAGCTCTTCAGCAGTCGGTAATGTTTTTAAAACAATTGTCCTAAGTTGTGAAAAGCCTGCTAGCGCTTGATCAGGTATTTGGGCTAGGTAATCATCGACCGTCTTGATTTGTTTTTTAGCTTTTTTGGCTAGTTGATAGGATTTTTTTAACATACTGGTCAAAACATCTAAATCAATATCTGCTATTTTT is part of the Oenococcus sicerae genome and encodes:
- a CDS encoding DUF1801 domain-containing protein, coding for MSRISAEKPVMWGPSIIGFSTVHEVYGSGRQIDRPKLAFSPRKNALTIYFNEGFAAHADDLKKLGRYRHTVSCLYIQKIADIDLDVLTSMLKKSYQLAKKAKKQIKTVDDYLAQIPDQALAGFSQLRTIVLKTLPTAEELFSYGIIGYRHDKKRPHVFISVWSDHLAIYPVPKDAALKKRLKTYIKGKGTLRFELSQPLPTKLISQTVASLAAE